The following proteins are encoded in a genomic region of Dehalococcoidia bacterium:
- a CDS encoding C2H2-type zinc finger protein, whose amino-acid sequence MQQTYQCRQCGQSFRSQQELEEHTRRTHGQQHS is encoded by the coding sequence ATGCAGCAGACCTATCAGTGCAGGCAGTGCGGCCAGAGCTTCCGCTCCCAGCAGGAGTTGGAGGAGCACACCAGGCGCACGCACGGCCAGCAGCACAGCTAG